The following are encoded together in the Pseudodesulfovibrio indicus genome:
- a CDS encoding MFS transporter, translated as MAPARDVHQARTVQEYIDEIPAWADGTPASGAPMTPMQWRIWALASAGKFFEGLVVFMTGVALPLIVREFNLGAMEKGAVSAMPLFGILIGATALGGLADRFGRKAMFIAEMALFTLSLALLVVSPNYQYLLAVLFVMGLSLGCDYPTAHMVISESIPSASRGRLVLAAFGFQAVGALVGTGVGFVILANTPDLPAWRWMYGSAVIPALLVVLARFTVTDSAPWLAARGRLGEAERETARLLRRRPPYPSRVRLRRPDQTAGEGGDGGDRLFSRRYLRPLVLASVPWFLQDLGTYGIGIFTPTILASVVGAQPKYVRNLADLIHGDMLAAKGAALIDVLLLVGIVAAVLLVDRVGRIRLQVVGFIGCAAGLGLAALSLTLDGSGETLALFAGFMLFSFMTNLGPNAMTYLIAGEVFPTRVRGLGAGIAASAAKVGAAATAFLFPVLLAGLGTRAILLALVGTSLLGAAITWFMRIETTGVDLDSIDYGP; from the coding sequence ATGGCCCCAGCCCGCGACGTTCACCAGGCCAGGACGGTTCAGGAATACATCGACGAGATCCCGGCCTGGGCGGACGGCACCCCCGCCTCGGGCGCGCCCATGACCCCCATGCAGTGGCGCATCTGGGCCCTGGCCTCGGCGGGCAAGTTCTTCGAGGGGTTGGTGGTCTTCATGACCGGCGTGGCCCTGCCGCTCATCGTCCGCGAGTTCAACCTGGGGGCCATGGAAAAGGGCGCGGTCTCGGCCATGCCCCTGTTCGGCATCCTCATCGGGGCCACGGCCCTGGGCGGGCTGGCCGACCGGTTCGGGCGCAAGGCCATGTTCATCGCGGAGATGGCCCTGTTTACCCTGAGCCTGGCTTTGCTCGTGGTCAGCCCCAACTACCAGTACCTGCTGGCCGTGCTCTTCGTCATGGGCCTCTCCCTGGGGTGCGACTATCCCACGGCGCACATGGTTATTTCCGAATCCATCCCCAGCGCGAGCCGGGGGCGGCTGGTGCTGGCCGCCTTCGGGTTCCAGGCCGTGGGGGCGCTGGTCGGCACGGGCGTGGGATTCGTCATCCTGGCCAACACCCCGGACCTCCCGGCCTGGCGCTGGATGTACGGCTCGGCCGTGATCCCGGCCCTGCTGGTGGTCCTGGCGCGGTTCACGGTCACCGACTCCGCGCCGTGGCTGGCCGCGCGCGGTAGGCTGGGCGAGGCCGAGCGCGAGACCGCCCGGCTGCTGCGCCGCAGGCCGCCCTATCCGTCCAGGGTCCGGCTGCGCAGGCCCGACCAGACGGCGGGAGAGGGAGGCGACGGGGGGGACCGGCTGTTCAGCCGCCGCTACCTGCGCCCCCTGGTCCTGGCCTCGGTCCCCTGGTTCCTGCAGGACCTCGGGACCTACGGCATCGGCATCTTCACGCCCACCATCCTGGCCTCGGTGGTCGGGGCGCAACCCAAGTACGTCCGCAACCTGGCGGACCTGATCCACGGCGACATGCTGGCCGCCAAGGGCGCGGCGCTCATCGACGTCCTGCTCCTGGTGGGCATCGTGGCCGCGGTCCTGCTGGTGGACCGTGTGGGCCGCATCCGGCTCCAGGTGGTCGGGTTCATCGGCTGCGCCGCAGGGCTCGGGCTGGCCGCCCTGTCCCTGACCCTGGACGGATCGGGCGAGACCCTGGCCCTGTTCGCCGGGTTCATGCTCTTCAGCTTCATGACCAACCTCGGCCCCAACGCCATGACCTACCTCATCGCGGGCGAGGTCTTCCCCACCCGCGTGCGCGGCCTGGGCGCGGGCATCGCCGCCTCGGCGGCCAAGGTCGGTGCCGCGGCCACGGCCTTCCTCTTCCCGGTCCTGCTGGCCGGGCTGGGCACCCGCGCCATCCTCCTGGCTCTGGTCGGCACCTCCCTCCTGGGTGCCGCCATCACCTGGTTCATGCGCATCGAGACCACCGGCGTGGATCTGGACTCCATCGACTACGGCCCGTAA
- a CDS encoding bacteriohemerythrin, which translates to MAFIQWSKKNCIGVPVVDEQHQKLFDILNRLHESVVEGLEQSAVFSILDELIDYTVYHFNTEEEYFGKYGYEGLKVHKEEHDRLTAQALDLQAKLREGSATVTFEILDFLHGWLMDHTTGLDMEFGDFIREKGITIG; encoded by the coding sequence ATGGCCTTCATCCAGTGGTCCAAGAAAAACTGCATCGGCGTCCCGGTGGTGGACGAACAGCACCAAAAGCTGTTCGACATCCTCAACCGGCTCCACGAATCCGTGGTGGAAGGGCTGGAGCAGTCCGCCGTCTTTTCCATCCTGGACGAGCTCATCGACTACACCGTCTACCACTTCAACACCGAGGAGGAGTACTTCGGGAAGTACGGGTACGAGGGGCTGAAGGTCCACAAGGAGGAGCACGACCGGCTTACGGCCCAGGCCCTGGACCTCCAGGCCAAGCTGCGCGAAGGCAGCGCGACCGTGACCTTCGAGATTCTCGATTTCCTCCACGGCTGGCTCATGGACCACACCACCGGGCTGGACATGGAGTTCGGCGACTTCATCCGAGAGAAGGGCATCACCATAGGATGA
- a CDS encoding adenylate/guanylate cyclase domain-containing protein produces the protein MLKGGLKLGLPFVLVVALAGAYFYFTGVSRIEKGLADEVGTSVEGLESTLTGGVLEAVMDMRLLASLASSRNIEDPSGASSLELCRWFLSHKAGFDRLCYLTGTGARLFCLERQPGGAVRVTGESDGTGAVSDCAADMAKLWPGNIHIGTGEQGDPVVKFAVSLGNEDGEPVNILILCCPVERLLHRLADGQGDSGRVRAMVLDGNGRRLDAFAPGTPLYRQAHATEWAALSRGDRGSFRSGSGIYAYATVDPVHVVDRAFMPGTGQGDERWRVVARIPPAELGAAKTRLAWNLMLFFLPLAAFLVAGSLVLSLLSEQNRLGRDRLLAQHVSRERFVPSEFLALLGKEHLSDVDLSSSVQREMTILFSDIRSYTKLSEHLAPAQVFELLNDYFSSIDTAITARHGFIDKFIGDAVMALFTGSAEDALRAAIAMRGRIDKFNRKQREAGRPEILTGVGLHRGEVTLGSVGTMRRMQTTAIGDAVNLAARLESATKIFQVAIILSDSLYDQLADPSQFRLRHIDTVRVKGKDRPVRIYESYDADGDGLAECKNATLERFERAMTLYAQGDFDAALELFSLCAEACPEDTIPPIYIKRCNTMKRVPPGDGWTGISTL, from the coding sequence GTGCTGAAAGGAGGCTTGAAGCTGGGCCTGCCCTTCGTGCTGGTCGTCGCCCTGGCCGGCGCGTATTTCTATTTCACGGGCGTTTCGCGCATCGAGAAGGGGCTCGCCGATGAGGTCGGGACCAGCGTCGAGGGGCTGGAATCGACCCTGACCGGCGGCGTCCTCGAAGCGGTCATGGACATGCGCCTCCTGGCCTCGCTGGCTTCTTCCCGGAATATTGAAGATCCGTCCGGGGCATCCAGCCTGGAGCTGTGCCGCTGGTTTCTGAGCCACAAGGCGGGGTTCGACCGCCTCTGCTACCTGACCGGGACCGGGGCCAGGCTCTTCTGCCTGGAACGGCAGCCCGGGGGCGCGGTGCGGGTGACCGGCGAATCCGACGGGACCGGCGCGGTCTCCGATTGCGCCGCGGACATGGCCAAGCTGTGGCCCGGCAACATCCACATCGGCACCGGGGAGCAGGGCGATCCGGTGGTCAAGTTCGCCGTTTCCCTCGGCAACGAGGACGGCGAGCCGGTCAACATCCTGATCCTCTGCTGCCCGGTGGAGCGGCTGCTGCACCGGCTCGCGGACGGGCAGGGAGACTCGGGCCGCGTCCGGGCCATGGTCCTGGACGGCAACGGCCGCCGACTGGATGCGTTCGCCCCGGGCACGCCTCTGTACCGGCAGGCCCACGCAACGGAGTGGGCGGCCCTGTCCCGCGGGGATCGCGGCTCCTTCCGGTCCGGGTCCGGGATTTACGCCTACGCCACGGTGGACCCCGTGCATGTGGTGGACCGGGCATTCATGCCCGGCACCGGCCAGGGCGACGAGCGCTGGCGGGTCGTGGCCCGGATTCCGCCCGCCGAGCTCGGGGCCGCCAAGACCAGGCTGGCCTGGAACCTGATGCTTTTCTTCCTCCCCCTGGCCGCGTTCCTCGTCGCCGGGTCGCTGGTCCTGTCGCTGCTGTCCGAGCAGAACCGGCTGGGCCGAGACCGGCTCCTGGCCCAGCACGTCTCCAGGGAGCGGTTCGTGCCGAGCGAGTTCCTGGCCCTGCTGGGCAAGGAGCACCTGAGCGACGTGGACCTGTCGAGCAGCGTGCAGCGGGAGATGACCATCCTCTTCAGCGACATCCGCTCCTACACCAAGCTCTCCGAGCATCTGGCTCCGGCCCAGGTGTTCGAGCTGCTGAACGACTACTTTTCGAGCATCGACACGGCCATCACGGCCCGCCACGGGTTCATCGACAAGTTCATCGGCGACGCGGTCATGGCCCTGTTCACCGGATCGGCCGAGGACGCCCTGCGCGCGGCCATCGCCATGCGCGGGCGCATCGACAAGTTCAACCGGAAACAGCGCGAGGCGGGCAGGCCGGAGATCCTCACCGGGGTCGGCCTGCACCGGGGCGAGGTCACGCTGGGGTCCGTGGGGACCATGCGGAGGATGCAGACCACGGCCATCGGCGACGCCGTGAACCTGGCCGCGCGGCTGGAGTCGGCCACCAAGATATTCCAGGTGGCGATCATCCTCTCGGACTCCCTGTACGACCAGCTGGCGGACCCGTCGCAATTCCGGCTGCGGCACATCGACACGGTCCGGGTCAAGGGCAAGGACAGGCCGGTGCGCATCTACGAGTCGTACGACGCGGACGGCGACGGGCTGGCCGAATGCAAGAACGCCACCCTGGAGCGGTTCGAGCGGGCCATGACGCTCTATGCGCAGGGCGACTTCGACGCGGCGCTTGAGCTGTTCTCCCTGTGCGCCGAGGCCTGTCCCGAGGACACCATCCCGCCTATCTACATCAAACGCTGCAACACCATGAAGCGGGTCCCGCCGGGCGACGGCTGGACCGGCATAAGCACCCTGTAG